The genomic interval GTTTGCCTAAAAGGAATTCGTTCATCCACCTGGTTGATTTCAGCTCTTTTGACCAGTTTGCCGGCTTGGTTCCTTTTGGTGTAATTCGGTAGATCCGGCCTTTGTCGATCCCGTTATAAAGCTGCCCTGATTTGATCACATCTTCCGCCATCCATTCCGGATGTTCAATGATCTGACGGTAATAATCAACCACATAAAGTGCTCCGTCAGGACCGATATACATATTTACCGGACGAAACCACGCATCGGTGGACGCAAGGAATTCTTTATTTTGATAAACACGGCTTGCTGTAAATGTGGCTCCTTTGTCATGGATCACGTCAGCATGGACAATGTTACTCACCGGCTCAGCTACAAACATCACACTATCAAACGGAGCCGGGAAAATTCCACCCTGGTAAGTCCTTGAACCACATGCAGAAGTGAAAACACCCAAATCGGTCAGCAGCTGATTCTGCGGATTTTGGGTAATTGGGAAAACCTCGGCCGCAGTCCCGTGATCGGAGATTGATTGGGCTGCATTGGAAACCAGCAAACCCGGGTTCCTGTTGAGATAAGCGGCAGAAATAACCTGGTGAATAATGTGATTTGCATTGCTAACCAGCAGGTATCTGCCCCAGTTGTCAAAAGTGTGCCCAAACTGTGTATTTGCTGAAAGTATTTCCAGGCCGGCACGGTCTGGCCGCATACGAACGCTTCTTCCACGTGCATTGTCGGGCAGTCGCGGACTGTCTTTTTTGTCTGGAAAGTACACATCACCTCCGCGGTCACCAAACTCACTTTTAAAAGTCTGTGTTGAAACTGCCGGTTCATGTCCAAGGTAAATCCAGTTGTCCAGGCCAAGCACTGGGTTGTTGAGGTTATGCTGCGGATTGGATAATGCAAAACCGGTGATCAATGTATCACGCACATCAGATTTTCCATCTCCGTCGGTATCTTCCAGGTATAAAACATTTGGTGCATCCGTCACGATGATCCCTTTTTTCCATCGCATTACACCGGTTGGCAGCATGAGCCCCTCAGCAAATACGATACTCTTGTCCATTTTGCCATCACCGTCTGTATCCGTTAGAAGTTTTATTTTCCCCGAACCGCTTTTGTCGAGTGGATAACCATGCATTTCGACCACATACATGTTCCCGGCTTCATCAATTTCCATCGCAACAGGATCTGCAATTAACGGCTCACTCGCTACCATTTCTATTTGAAAACCATCTGCAACCTGGAATGTGGCAAGGGCTTGTTCGGGAGGGACTTCGGCATTGAAAACCTTTGGATTACTGCTTGAAGCAAAAAAACAAATACAGACAAGCAATCCGGTTATAGATTTAGGAATATGGTTACCAGTCATTATGATGAATAATTTTGGTTTTACAATTTAATTGAGGAGCAGTAATTTCAAAGACAGACTTTATGCTAATACGTTTGTCGTCCCTGAAATTACCATTCACTCCATGCAAATAATTTAAAAAAGGAAAAGGGATAGGATAATACTAGTAATTAGGGTTTTGGACCAGCTTGGAATTCTGGTTCATCGCCGATTGCGGGATAGGCAAGAGGTAATTTTTATCGGCATAGAACGTTTTGCCGCCTTCGGGTGCCGGAATCACAGTATAAACCGTTTTTCCAGCAACTACCTCGATTTTCATGGCATGCAGCGTACCGTTCAGGTTCTTTTCTGCGAGTTTCAGCCGCATCAGGTCAAACCAGCGCCTTTCCTCAAATGCCAGCTCAACCCGGCGTTCCCGCTGAATGATCACACGCATTTCGGCCTGGGTCAATCCGGTTTTCAGTGCGGGTAATTCCGACCGCATACGTATCTGGTTAATGGCAGAATATACCGTTTCATCCGGTCCAACGGCTTCGTTTTGTGCTTCTGCATAGCTCAGTAACACTTCTGCGTAGCGATAAATAATGAAACTGCCGCTATTCAACAGGTTGTTGCCATTTACCGTGTATTTAGGGTTCAGCGTTTTCCGCAGGTAATAACCGGTATTGGTTGCCTCATTGGTATTACTCAGATCGGTTGCATTCCTGCTGCCAACACCTTGTTTCATAACCATTTCAGCACCGACCCAGATCGACCCGTCGTAGACAATGGACTGATAGAATCTTTTCTCCCGGTTCACATACGGGTTTTGAGGATTGTATCCCGAAGCCGGATCTGTGATTGGCAAACCATTGGCCATCGCATATTCATCCACAAGTTCCTGCGACGGATCGACTCCACCGTACGCTTTCTGCACACCGCCTACCATCCATGGGCCCCATAAACCTTCTTTTCCGCTTCCCAGTGCTGTACCGCCGAGGTATTGTTTTGCAAAAATAACTTCAGCATTGTTATTATTATCTTCGTAAAATTGCGTTTCATAATTCGCAAACAGGCTGTGTGATCCCAGTTCGATTACTTTTTTATTGGAAGCAGCTGCGAGTGCCCAGCGGGCTTTGTCATTGGCAGTATTTTTCAGCGGACTTGCCCAGAATAGTTCGCAAAAACCTTTGAGCGTCAGTGCAGAGGCTTTGGAAACCCGGCCAGCTTCGGCTTTCAGCGGCAGGTCATCCACGATAGCCGCGCATTCATCTACAATGAACTGATACGTTTCTTCGTCGGTGTTACGGGGCCTGAATATTTCTTCGCCCTGCGTGTTCTGGTTCAGTGTATTGGCAATGATCGGTACGCCGCCGTGGGCTGTCCACAACAATTGATAATAATAAGCCCTTAAAAACCTTGCTTCGGCAATTTTTGATTTTTTCCAGGTATCGGGAAACGCTGATGCTGTTACTTTTTCGATAAACAGATTGGCACGGCGGATGTTGGCGTATTGTCCCCACCAGTTAGGCGTATTACTGGCCGTATAAACCGAAGGGGAATATAATACCCGGCTGTCAAGCCCATTAACACCGTTCATGGAATTATCCGTATAGTTTTCCCAGGGATCGAAGAAGTTAAACGGGCCCGGCAATCCGGAATACACATTGTTCAGGAACAAATCTGCCATGCCTGTGTCCGTCCAGACATCACTATCAGCAATCTGGTCTTTGGGGGATACTTCAAGAAAACTTTTGCAGGAAGCTATTCCCAGTATTATGAACAGTAAAGCTACTTTCCCATTCAAATTCATAAATCTATGGAGTTTCATTGTTGTGTCGTTTTTCAAGGATTAGAAAGTAACATTTACACCAACTGACATTACTTTTTGCTGTGGATAACTCCATGCATTTACCTGGGTTATTTCCGGGTCAAAATTTCTTAACTTAGTCCAGGTCAGGATATTCTGGCCGGATACATAGATCCTTGCATTCTGTATTTTGACCTTTTGCGTAATCGCCGGTGGCAGGGAATATGATAAGGTTAGGCTTTTTAACCTTAGGTAGCCAGCATTGCCTACCCAGAAAGAGGAAGTCTGGGTATTGTTGGTTGTTGGCGCGTTGGTGATACGCGGGTTTTTAGCGTTCGGGTTTTCCGGTGTCCAGTAATCCAGGTTCTCCCTTACAGCACCCATGCCGTTGCTGAATGCCCATGCCGCGCTGCCAGCATAATAGTAGTTCGTTTTTGCGGCACCCTGAAACAGGATATCCAGTGTAAAGCCTTTGTATTGGATATTAGGAGAAATACCGTAAATAATGCGGGGAGTTGCCACGGCGTCACCAATCCTGGTCCTGTCATCATCGTTAATTTTTCCATCATTGTTCATGTCCTCATAACGAATATCACCAGGTAAAACCTTACCCCATGGCTGTACTGCAATGCCCGGTTTCAAATTTCCTGCATCATCGAAATCGGCCAGTTGAAAAAAGCCCATTGAATGAAATCCAAATTGTGTTCCGAGTGGTTTTCCGGTTAGCCGGCGGTTGGGATTGTTAAACGTAGCACCGGCTTCAAATACCTGCAGCAGCTTATTTTTGGCATAGGTAAAGTTGCCATTTACAGAAACACGAAGGTCTGATGTGAACCGGTGCGAAGAACCAATGGAAAGGTCGATGCCCTGATTTTGCATGATACCGGCGTTTACCTGGCTCAGGCCAATACCGTATTCCGCCGGAACGATCACATCCGGATTGACGAGCATATTGGATCGTTTTTCATAAAAGTAATCCGCTTCTACACTTAGTAATCCTTTCCAGAATGTACCTTCAATACCAATATTGGTTTTCTTGGCACGTTCCCACGTGATGTTGGGATTAGGCTCATTACGTTCCCGGATGGCCTGAACTGCGTTACCACCCAGAACATAAGCGGGGCCGGCAACACTGTATGTACTCATGTACTGGAATGCACTGCCAGCCAGGGCACCTACTTCGCCATACGATCCCCGTAATTTCAGGTTGTCGATCCAGCGAATGTTTTTCTTGATAAAATTTTCTTCCGATAACCGCCAGCCAAGAGAGAATGCAGGAAAGAAACCGAAGCGGTTTTCAGCAGCAAAATAGTAACTGCCGTCGTAACGTCCGCTTGCTTCAAATAAGTATTTATCGGCGTAATCGTAGGTAACCCGGTAAACCAGGCCCATCTGGCGGCCATAGTTCGCCGTTCCGTTCGTGGTCATATCTGCATTGCTCGAACTGCCCATATTCAGTTCATCAATGCTCAGGTTGTAATTACGGCGGGATGCTCCCAGTGCAATGGTATCGTTGGCTTTGGCCTCAAAAACTGCCAGCGCCCCAATATTGCTTTTACCAAACGATTTGGTATAATTCAGGCTGGCCTGGTACGTGAGTTGCTGGTACTGTCTGTAATTTTGGTTCAGGGATGCTTTGGCCGCGCCAAATATGCCGTCGGTAATATCTTTCGTTACCGTATTGATTGTTGCCAAATGAACCGGTACGGTCCAGATCTTGTCCATGATCATCGTTGGGTCATAAGCAATGGTTCCCTTCGCAGCCAGCCCGGGAATGAAAGGAATTTGCTGTTCAACAGACAATTGGGAATACAATGCGGTCGTGTTTGTTTTCTGATATCCACTGTTGTAAATACTGCCGGTCACATAAGTACCGTTCATGCCATTGCTGAAAAAGAGCGGTCCGTTTTGCAGATGTGAATAACCGATCAGCTCAAAAATACGGGATGTTCCTATTGACGGGTACCGCGACTGCTGTACACGCCCGTTCAGGGTAAAAGAAATCTTGGTGGTTTTGGTTGCCTGGGCATCCAGGTTCATCGACAGATTATAACGTTTATTATTTGTCGAGGGCCACATACCTGCCTGATACTGGTAACCCAGGCTGGCATAGTATTTAATCCGTTCGGCACCGCCCGAAAGCTCAATGTTGTGTGTTGTGATGACAGCATTGCGGTTCACCAGTTCCTTCACATAGTTGTCGGCCGGATATGAATCGTTGTCTGAACCATCTTTGAACTTTTGCAGCGCTTCATCCGAATAAGGTACCGGCAAACCAGCGTTTGCGGCAGCCGCGTTTTTCAGTGTGGCAAATTCGTGACCATGCAGGTAATCGGGCATTACAGTCGGATTCTGGAAGCCAACATAGGCGTTGTAAGTCAGCGAAGGCGTTCCCGTTTTTCCGCGTTTGGTCGTTACCAGCACCACACCGTTCGCCCCGGCAACACCGTATGGCGCTACCGCAGCTGCATCTTTCAGCACGGTGAAGGTTTCAATGGTGTTAGGATCAAGCTGTTGAAAATTTCTTGGAATACCATCTACCACAAGCAAAGGCTGGTTGTTGCCCGTCGATGAAACCCCGCGGATGTAAATACTGGAACCATCCCTGCCCGGCTCACCGGAAGCCTGCTTTGCGATCACACCGGAAATCCGGCCGCCTAAGCCGTTACTCAGGTTGGTAAGCGGCGTGGCTGCAATCTGTTCTCCCTTCAATGTGGATACAGCAGCCGTCACCGACGTTTTCTTTTGCGTTCCGTATCCTACAACGACCACTTCACTCAATGCTTTGATACTGGCTTTCAGGGAAACGTCCAGAACGGTCCTGTTGCCCACTGCAATTTCCTGGCTTTCGTAACCTACAAAACTGAAAATCAGGATGGCAGATTCGTCCGTGTCTGCGAGTTCAAATTTTCCATCGACACCACTGACGATGCCCCGCTGTGTACCTTTTATAATAACGCTCACACCGGGTAAGGCTTCACCCTTTTCATCTGTGATCGTTCCCGTGAGGTTTTTTTCGCATCAATGTCAAACGGGGCGTTAAGGCTTTCCATCGGTTTTTTATGCAGCAGGATCCTGGAATCTACTACCTCAAACGAAATCTGGATCGGCGTCAGCAACTCGTCCAATACCTTTGAAAGAACCCGATTGGAAGCACTCAGTGATACTTTTTGTCGTGCCTGAATACTATTCGTGCTGTAAATAAATTTCACATTGGCCTGCTTTTCGATTCGGCTCAGGATATGCCTTACTTCCACGGATTCCATCTGAATGGATATTTCCTTCCGAAGTATTTCCTGGGCACGCGTGTCCAGTGCCAGTGAAATATCACAGAAAAGGGCAGCTAGCATTAACTGCAAAACAGTTATTCGCATGACATTAATTAAAATCCGTTTGACAGATACATTTTTTTGCATAATTTTAAATGTTTTTGATTTTTTACAGATTCATGAACACTATCATCCTAATCAGAATTGACGTTCTGCAAGGATGTTTGCAAAGCCAATGATGCTCGTAACATCATTGGCTTTTTCTTTCAACAGGTTTTATTACATAGGCAAAGTTTTTAGTGGTCCTGACAGCTATTTATTACAGCCATCGCCTTTGATAAAAAAAGTGGTGCCCCTCAGCTCGTAACTGGCGTTCACCGATTTACAAATAAATCTTAGTTGTGTGTGCAGGGAAAGTCCTGTAAGGTCTCCCGTAAAAATGCAATCGTTCAGCGACGGATTTTCGACAACGATCTCAACTCCGTATGCTTTCTGGATTACCGACAAAACCTGTAAAAGCGAGGCGTCTTCAAATATCAGTTCAAACTTTTTATCCTGTGAGATTTGCAGTAAAGGGATTTCCACCAATTCAGGAAGCAGTTTTTTGGATTCCTTGTCGAAAGTTATTTTCTGGTTTGGCCTCAAAATTACTCCGTTCCGGTTATGCGGTGCTTTTTGTTTGTTTTCATACACCGAAACGCGGCCACTCACTACTTTAACTTCGATCGTCCTGGAATTTTTATAAGATTTTACATTAAAACTTGTTCCCAGAACTTGGGTAACCAGCTCACCCGTGTACACAAAGAACGGACGTGCCGAATCTTTTTGGACATCAAAAAAAGCTTCCCCTTCCAACTCGACTTCACGCAGTTTTTTGTTAAAATGTTTAGGGTATTTCAAACTGCTTTCTTTCGTTAGCGTTACTACACTTCCATCTTCCAGCGACACTTTCCTGCTGTGGCCCGAAGTGTTTTTTATCACTGCATAATCTTTAATCAAAGTAAAACCCGGATCATCAGAACCGTCTTTTGCAGCGATACCTGTGCTGAACTGCTGCAAAAAATCAGGATAGATAACGGCCACGCTGAACAGCACCGTTAACATCGCGGCAACTGCGAGCCAGCGCCAGCCAATTGTACTAAAACCAGAAGGTGCCGAGAGGACGGATAAGTGTATACGTTTCCATATTTTTTTCTCTACAATTTTTTGTTCCGACTTGTTAATGGGCGTTTTTTTGTTGGCAAGTGCGGTATCGGTCCATTCCAGTATCTGGCTTTCCTCTTCGGGCCCGCATTCACCGGAAAGGTATTTCTGCAACAATATATCGAAGTCGTGTTGATTCATTAGGTGCTTATTTCTGGCCTTAGTTATCTGAATTGTAAATTTTTAACTGGTCTTTCAAAACTTTGAGAGACTGTGTGATATGGTACTCAACTCCTTTCTCTGTAAGGCTGAGTTTTTTGGCAATATCTTTTACTGACCGGTTTTCAAAACGGCTGAGCCGAAAAACTTCGGAGGTCTTTTCCGGTAACTTTTTCATGACCTCATCCACCGCCTTAGACAGATCAGAAAAATGGACAATTTCATCCGTGCCGTACGATTGCTGAATTTCGTTCAGTATCAGATATTCCTGGTATTTTCTTTGTGTAATAGACGACTTGATGTAGTTCGTTACGCGGTGTTTCATGGATACCACCAGATAAGCCCGCAAATGTTTGATGACCGATTCCTCCCGTTTACACCAAAGATTTTCAAACACGTCCTGTACGAGTTCTTCCGCTTCCTCCCTGGTGCCGGTTTCCTGGTATGCGATTGCGTACAACCTATACCAGTATCGGTGGTATATTTCTTCAAAGGCTTTTTCCTTGCCAATCCGAAGAGAATCTACTAATTGTTCATCGGTAAAACGTTTGTACATAGGTTTCAAAATGCTAATATGCTCTAAAGGCAACTAACAAGATAAAATCCCTAGTCATTTTAACAGAAAATTTTGAGATTTTTTAAAAATGAAGAATATTATACTATTTAAGCTTAGTTTAGGATAAATAAATATTGGTTTCCCATCCTGGTGAGGCAGTTCGAAAAACCTGTTCACTGCATTTATTTCTGTCTTAAATAAAAATCAGTCTCATTTTTAGTTGTTTCCAGTATCATTTTGAGCTCATCGGCAAATTCCTCAACAGTATCCGGTTTTTTTAAAAAGTATTTGTTCTTAAACTCATCCGGATTTTGCAGGTAGGGCATGCAGCCGGAATAAAAAATGACCTGGCTATTGGCCAGCGGTAGCTGTCTGAGATTGAACAAACATTCGGCACCGTTCATAGCCGACAGGTTCCAATCTATAAAAAGGAAATCCGGAATTGAAACATTAACCGCTTTTAAGCTCTGAAAAGCGTCCATACAATCATAAGTAAAGATACAATTTACCTGTAAACAGGTTTGCCGGATGGCCATCTGAAAAATAACGTGATCGTCCGGATCATCGTCAATTACTAAACATGTTATTGTTTCTTTCATTGCTATATTTATACTCCCTCAACTAATATTAAAACCATGCCACAATATAAATTTTAGACCTGTTTTAGAAGTTGTTATAACGGCTCTCAAAGAAATATTTAGCATGAAAAATGTAGTGTCATAAATTTTTTTTAAAAGTTTAGAAACTATTTTTATCGCAGAATTTATGTTTCATTCAGCCAATAAGGGGATGGATAAAATTGAATTACTGGAACGAAAAATCAAATTAGTCAGGCAGCAATTTGACGAGTTGAATGCATTGTTTGCAGTCCAGCAAAAACTTGCCCACACGATCCGGGAAGATTATCTGAATTATTTGTTCAATGCAGAAACAGTACTACCTTCCCAAAGAAAACAGCGGATTTTAGAAAGCAACACCAAAATTGCTGAGCTAATCCATCTTTGCAAATTAGAGCGTTCAAATTTGAAGGAACGCCACCTCCAACAAATAGCCGAACTGGAAAAGCTGGAAGATGAAGATCAGGTAAAATTTTCCAATACAGATTAGTAAAACGCAAAGATAGCAGCACCGGATCGTACAAAAACTGTAAATCAAAGAATTCAACCACTGGCAAGCTAGTATTTTTGATTCATGTTGATATTATAATATCCTATGGTTAATAATATAACTCACCCATCAATCTTATTAACCGGCTAATAGCAATGTTTTGCTAAGTTTTATCAGTGAGTATGTCCTCATTCAATTAAGTCTTCCTTTTAACTACTGTATTAATTTAGTTAGACGAAATATTTTGGCTGCCTGGAAATTCTTAGATCAAAAGATCATTCCAACAAAAAGCGTTTTTGAAATATCTGTTTCGGCTTTACCGTGACCATTATTGTGAATGCATAGTAATTTTTTTTAAAATTGGAATTGTGACCCCGGTTATTATTTAGCGTATAACTAAACACGGTAGATCTTTAAAATCGAATTAATACGATGCCATTTCGATAAAAATTTAGATAGTAGGTCTTAAATAGAATAAATATTGAACTCTATACGAAGTTGTTTTATAAAGGGCTCTTTAACCGGTTTTTGTATTAATTTACCGTTTTGCAGGCAATGGTTACTAATATTTGCTTATCAAAATGAAAATTATATTTATTCTATTAAATCACGTTAAAAAAATATGTTTACCCTAAAAACAAACAATGTTTTACAGAATATCGGTACTACTAATATTAGGTACATTTGAGGGCAAAGTATGATTATAAAATGTTCGCTGTCAGGTAAAAATGATTAATCCGGGAAATCCACCCTAACGCAATTTAAAAGGACATTTTTTTGAATAAATATTAAAATATACACTATACACACACGCACAGTTCAATGATTAAAATTTACTTCTTTTAGCCAGGCAGCTCACAGGTTTTTTTAAAGCTTCTGATGAGCCAGAGCACTGCAATTGCTTTTTCGTTTCAGGGAATTTCAGATGAAATGCAAGTCTTTTCAGTTTGATAATAGCTTCACTCCCTCATGTACCATGTTCTTAAAAAAGTGAATTTCCAATCGATACATCCAAATACTTGAGTCATACGTATATGGGGTAGAATATACGTTCAAATTTTCATAGCTGATTTTTAGAGGAAATAAACAAAAGCAAACAAGAACAGAATAACGCATTTCAGGATATTCCATCCATTTTAAAATTTCCCATAAGCGAATGAAAAAAAGATTTTACAAGAAAGATAATACCACACGATTAAAACCAATCAAACACACTTTTAAACCAATCAAAAAGATGATAAAACGAACCAAAGGCCTGATGTTAATCATCTTGCTGGTTACTCTTACCGATATTTGCTATGCGCAAAATGGGTATATCTACCTCCACAAAAAGACGCTGGACGAATCTTCCAGTGTGGATTTTACATTTAATATAACCGTTGGGCCCAACTATAGTACCTCCCATTACGCTTAATGATAACCCAACACAGACACCGTTGGTGGATATCGGTGCATCGCAAAGTGGAAGGCTTTGGGCAGTAGGTAGCACGAACAACACGTTGTACTACCGGGATTTGGAAACAGCAGCATGGATTGCAACTTCTGTTACCAATGTAAGCCATGTGGACGGCGGTCCAGGGAACACTTGTTTTGCTGTCACTACGGCCGGTCTTGTTATAGCTTTTGACGGAACAACAGTTACTCAGCTAAGCACCTCCAACGCGAGCTACGGTGGAAACAACGCTTTTGATATAGGTAGTGCTTGGGATAGCCGTCCATACATAACAACAGCAGCAGGCACGGCCCCTGCACGAACAATATGGCGTTATAGCGGTTCCGGTACGGTTTGGGCTCTGGTAGAATCAACTCCCACTACCAATAATTTACAAATTGACGGAAACCCTTCAACCGGCGGTGCTGTCGTAGTAAAATCAACCAATGTTGTTTCTTCTATTACAAGTGCAGGAGTAGCTACGAACCTGGCAAAACCAGCCAGTTCCACAATGGCTCTCGGAGATATTGCTGTAAGTGGAACAGGACGCATTTTCCTTTCATCGGCTTCCACCGTTACACCAGGCAATAACAAATATATCTTCGAATGGACAAGTGGAACAACCTGGGCAACACCTGAACTCCTGAGCCGCGGTTATGCTGATAGAATTACGGTCGGCATTGCAGATCAGATTTGGGGTGTAGGTCTGTCTCAGCCAACTGCAGCCAACGTATATACAAGAGTATTTGATGGTACAACCATATCATGGCTAAACGATGAACGTGTACATACGAGTCCCACGAACAGCAATTCGGAAATGATAGCTGTAGCACCGGGTACATACACTGTTACCGAAACGCTACCAGGTGGTTGGGATCTGCAATCCATTTATATGTACGATCCTACAAGCAATTCTTCAATTGACGTGGTTAACAACAAGGCTATGTTCAATGTTGCAGCCGGCGAAATAGTACATGCCATTTTCGAAAATGGTCTGATCGTTTCAACGGCAATGACCAACAGTTGTACATCAGCTTATTTGGAAACTTTTGGAACGGGTCCGGTAGATACTTATGGTCCGGAACTGATAGGGCAAACGGATTACCATTATGGGACAACAACATCGGTTGGATCGTTTACCGACTACTATAAAGTTATTGGTAATTCCAAAAACCTGTTTAATGGTACAAGCTTCTTTGACCATACAGTTGGCGATGGACAAGGAAGGATGATGGCGGTTGATGGAAACGATGAACCGGATGTCTTTTTCCGTCGGCGTTTTACTGATCTGATACCAGGTCAAAAGTATGATTTTTCAGCATGGGCGGCAAGTATTGGCAGTGGTGCTACCAAACCTAATATTGCTTTTCTTGTAATTGACCCAGCTACCAATACTGTGCTGGGTAATAATAGCACTGGCCCAATCGACTATATTGCTGCCGCTCCCTGGCAAAAATTCACGCTGTCGTTTGTGGCTACCACTACAATCGTAGATCTGGTATTGCAAAACAATGCCAATGGTGGCAATGGTAACGACCTTGCAGTAGATGATATCAGCTTTGCAATTTCACCGGCAGCGATTCCTATAACAACAGTTGTCAACGCAACATGTGGTACTTCAACAGGAAGCATCACGGTTACTTCGCCAGTGGGTTCATCTTTTGAATATAGTCAAGACGGCTTTGCAACACTTCCGCAATCCAGTCCCTTATTTTCAAGTCTAACACCTGGCATATTCACCATATCTGCAAGGTATGTGGGAACAACGGATTGCTTAAGTTCTAAAACAGATACTGTAAAAGTAACAATCTGTGGTAGCGTTTTTGATGATGCAAATGGCGACGCAATCAACAACAGTGAAAATCCGATTACGACAGGTGTTTGGGTAAATCTGGTGGATCCCGCAACAAATGCTGTGCTCCAATCAGTACTGGTGGATGGTTCAGGTAATTATAATTTTGGTGGTTTGTTGCCAAGTACAGATTACAAGATTATCCTCACAGAGACCGACCAGAGCGCCAACACAAACCTGACTGTTTCAGACCTTCCAGGCACATATGTAAACACAGGTACAAACCTGAATGGAACCGTAATTACAGCGAACCAAACGGGTGTAATTACAGTCAATACAGGAACAACTGGCTTAACGGCTCAGAATTTTGGAATAGAGCAACCACCTGTCGCTGTTGATGTAGCATCTGCAACCCAACCAAACCCTGGTGGTAGTGGAAAGGTAGTTGTGCCAACGCTTAATGGAACGGATCCTGAGGATGGAACATACAACGGAACCAGTCTTACCAATACAATAAAAATTCAGGTACTGCCAACTGATGGTACACTTTATTATAATGGCGTTGCTGTTACGGCAGGACAGGTAATCCCAACTTACAATCCTGCTTTGCTGACTCTTGACCCCAATGACGGAGTGACTTCTGTAACTTTTACGTATAGTGAAGTCGATGCAGCAAATCAGGTAAGCCCACCAGCTACCGTCACGATGCCATTTACGACTGCGACTGCGTTTGCTTGTTCGTCCAATGCGTATCAGGTAGCGGGAAATGCAGGCGGTAGCTCTACACTTTATTCGTATAATGTAAATACCGGTGTACGCACATCAATTGCAGTGTATGCAACGCCTATTTCATTAAACAATCTAGGCTACAATATTGCTGATAACATGATATGGGGATTCAATCAGGATCCTGCAAAACGTCAG from Dyadobacter sp. NIV53 carries:
- a CDS encoding TonB-dependent receptor encodes the protein MSVIIKGTQRGIVSGVDGKFELADTDESAILIFSFVGYESQEIAVGNRTVLDVSLKASIKALSEVVVVGYGTQKKTSVTAAVSTLKGEQIAATPLTNLSNGLGGRISGVIAKQASGEPGRDGSSIYIRGVSSTGNNQPLLVVDGIPRNFQQLDPNTIETFTVLKDAAAVAPYGVAGANGVVLVTTKRGKTGTPSLTYNAYVGFQNPTVMPDYLHGHEFATLKNAAAANAGLPVPYSDEALQKFKDGSDNDSYPADNYVKELVNRNAVITTHNIELSGGAERIKYYASLGYQYQAGMWPSTNNKRYNLSMNLDAQATKTTKISFTLNGRVQQSRYPSIGTSRIFELIGYSHLQNGPLFFSNGMNGTYVTGSIYNSGYQKTNTTALYSQLSVEQQIPFIPGLAAKGTIAYDPTMIMDKIWTVPVHLATINTVTKDITDGIFGAAKASLNQNYRQYQQLTYQASLNYTKSFGKSNIGALAVFEAKANDTIALGASRRNYNLSIDELNMGSSSNADMTTNGTANYGRQMGLVYRVTYDYADKYLFEASGRYDGSYYFAAENRFGFFPAFSLGWRLSEENFIKKNIRWIDNLKLRGSYGEVGALAGSAFQYMSTYSVAGPAYVLGGNAVQAIRERNEPNPNITWERAKKTNIGIEGTFWKGLLSVEADYFYEKRSNMLVNPDVIVPAEYGIGLSQVNAGIMQNQGIDLSIGSSHRFTSDLRVSVNGNFTYAKNKLLQVFEAGATFNNPNRRLTGKPLGTQFGFHSMGFFQLADFDDAGNLKPGIAVQPWGKVLPGDIRYEDMNNDGKINDDDRTRIGDAVATPRIIYGISPNIQYKGFTLDILFQGAAKTNYYYAGSAAWAFSNGMGAVRENLDYWTPENPNAKNPRITNAPTTNNTQTSSFWVGNAGYLRLKSLTLSYSLPPAITQKVKIQNARIYVSGQNILTWTKLRNFDPEITQVNAWSYPQQKVMSVGVNVTF
- a CDS encoding RagB/SusD family nutrient uptake outer membrane protein, coding for MKLHRFMNLNGKVALLFIILGIASCKSFLEVSPKDQIADSDVWTDTGMADLFLNNVYSGLPGPFNFFDPWENYTDNSMNGVNGLDSRVLYSPSVYTASNTPNWWGQYANIRRANLFIEKVTASAFPDTWKKSKIAEARFLRAYYYQLLWTAHGGVPIIANTLNQNTQGEEIFRPRNTDEETYQFIVDECAAIVDDLPLKAEAGRVSKASALTLKGFCELFWASPLKNTANDKARWALAAASNKKVIELGSHSLFANYETQFYEDNNNNAEVIFAKQYLGGTALGSGKEGLWGPWMVGGVQKAYGGVDPSQELVDEYAMANGLPITDPASGYNPQNPYVNREKRFYQSIVYDGSIWVGAEMVMKQGVGSRNATDLSNTNEATNTGYYLRKTLNPKYTVNGNNLLNSGSFIIYRYAEVLLSYAEAQNEAVGPDETVYSAINQIRMRSELPALKTGLTQAEMRVIIQRERRVELAFEERRWFDLMRLKLAEKNLNGTLHAMKIEVVAGKTVYTVIPAPEGGKTFYADKNYLLPIPQSAMNQNSKLVQNPNY
- a CDS encoding PVC-type heme-binding CxxCH protein; this encodes MTGNHIPKSITGLLVCICFFASSSNPKVFNAEVPPEQALATFQVADGFQIEMVASEPLIADPVAMEIDEAGNMYVVEMHGYPLDKSGSGKIKLLTDTDGDGKMDKSIVFAEGLMLPTGVMRWKKGIIVTDAPNVLYLEDTDGDGKSDVRDTLITGFALSNPQHNLNNPVLGLDNWIYLGHEPAVSTQTFKSEFGDRGGDVYFPDKKDSPRLPDNARGRSVRMRPDRAGLEILSANTQFGHTFDNWGRYLLVSNANHIIHQVISAAYLNRNPGLLVSNAAQSISDHGTAAEVFPITQNPQNQLLTDLGVFTSACGSRTYQGGIFPAPFDSVMFVAEPVSNIVHADVIHDKGATFTASRVYQNKEFLASTDAWFRPVNMYIGPDGALYVVDYYRQIIEHPEWMAEDVIKSGQLYNGIDKGRIYRITPKGTKPANWSKELKSTRWMNEFLLGKLADPNIWWRRNAQRLLIDGNDKSLTTALEQMVLNEKNPLGRLHALYTLEGMNVLQPPLLMKALQDSSPGVRENAVKLSEPFLAKNPELEKTLIALQNDDNAKVRFQLLCTLGFIDTPEAAKARENLLFKNIADPWMQIAALSAIPSSKTNMLDAVLNRYQKGDAAYSSLVERLSTMTGNGGTAADIKSAIKRALEPGTEKISGWQAPVLQGLAVGLKNNKSAAAAIKSEQGLLVNAATNHPSSAVRQGSIQILLINGLAENASTKAAIEKSVKTALNKKETTENRTAAVNFLSLSNPKLYTDALKKMIAPTEPLPVQLAALRTLSAIPDETVSHFVIAQWPSLTPDVRNVAINTFMVNEARITLLLDALEKKS